The Bacteroidota bacterium genome includes a region encoding these proteins:
- a CDS encoding amino acid permease, whose amino-acid sequence MANPLFRKKSLTGLLAEAADPLDDSTTLKRSLGRWALIALGVGAIIGAGLFVRTAAAAANNAGPAVTYGFIIAGIGCAFAGLCYAEFASMVPISGSAYTYSYTTMGELVAWIIGWDLVLEYALGAATVGIAWSEYLNKLLGYFGTEIPYQWCHSPFNSMTAADGSVVHGIINLPAIFIITALTWLLIRGMKGSSFVNSLIVITKVAIVILFIVFGWGFINPENHVPFIPEATKYVDDQGVTHNFGGLLGILGAAGVVFFAFIGFDAVSTAAQEAKNPKKDMPWGILGSLVICTILYILFSYVLTGVASTEDFRTNGKEASVTYAIQTYMEGYSWLGKLVTVAILAGFSSVILVMLMGQSRVFYSMSRDGLVPKIFSDIHKKHRTPYKSNILFCVFVGLFAAFIPGDIVGDMTSIGTLFAFILVCAGVWMLRVKNPEIPRQFKTPFVPLVPILGIIVCTAMIYGLGWPNWLRLGIWMLIGVVIYFAYGRHHSKLNQKDATES is encoded by the coding sequence ATGGCTAATCCATTATTCAGAAAAAAATCATTGACAGGATTGTTAGCGGAGGCAGCGGATCCGCTTGATGATTCAACCACCTTAAAAAGATCACTTGGAAGATGGGCGCTTATAGCATTAGGTGTTGGTGCTATTATTGGCGCCGGATTATTTGTAAGAACTGCTGCAGCAGCTGCGAATAATGCCGGACCTGCTGTAACCTACGGATTTATAATTGCAGGAATTGGATGTGCCTTTGCGGGATTGTGCTACGCAGAATTTGCATCCATGGTCCCTATATCAGGAAGTGCTTACACCTATTCTTATACTACTATGGGCGAATTAGTTGCCTGGATAATTGGTTGGGATCTTGTTCTGGAATATGCGCTGGGTGCCGCTACAGTGGGTATTGCCTGGAGTGAATATTTAAATAAATTGCTTGGATATTTTGGTACCGAAATTCCCTATCAATGGTGCCATTCTCCCTTTAATTCCATGACTGCAGCAGACGGAAGTGTGGTTCACGGCATTATTAATTTGCCGGCAATTTTTATTATCACAGCATTAACCTGGTTATTGATCAGAGGGATGAAAGGTTCTTCTTTTGTAAATAGTTTGATCGTAATTACAAAAGTTGCAATTGTAATTTTATTTATTGTTTTTGGTTGGGGATTTATTAATCCGGAAAATCATGTTCCTTTTATTCCCGAAGCAACAAAATATGTTGACGATCAGGGAGTAACGCACAACTTCGGAGGATTGTTGGGAATTTTGGGAGCAGCCGGCGTTGTGTTTTTTGCCTTTATTGGTTTTGATGCAGTTTCAACTGCGGCGCAGGAGGCTAAAAATCCTAAAAAAGATATGCCATGGGGAATTTTAGGATCACTTGTAATTTGTACAATATTATATATTTTATTTTCCTACGTTTTAACAGGCGTTGCTTCTACCGAAGATTTTAGAACAAATGGAAAGGAGGCATCGGTCACCTATGCCATTCAAACATATATGGAAGGTTATTCCTGGCTTGGTAAATTGGTAACAGTGGCAATTCTTGCAGGATTTTCATCTGTAATTCTCGTAATGTTAATGGGGCAATCTCGTGTATTCTATTCTATGAGTCGCGATGGTTTGGTTCCGAAAATATTTTCCGACATTCATAAAAAACACAGAACTCCTTATAAATCAAATATTCTTTTTTGTGTATTTGTAGGACTTTTTGCTGCCTTTATCCCTGGTGATATTGTTGGTGATATGACAAGCATTGGAACTCTATTTGCATTTATATTAGTTTGCGCAGGTGTTTGGATGTTGAGAGTGAAAAATCCGGAAATTCCTCGCCAGTTCAAAACTCCATTTGTTCCGTTAGTGCCAATTTTAGGAATAATTGTTTGCACAGCAATGATCTATGGCCTCGGCTGGCCAAATTGGTTGCGTTTGGGAATTTGGATGTTGATAGGTGTTGTTATTTATTTTGCTTATGGCCGTCATCACAGCAAACTCAATCAAAAGGATGCTACGGAATCATAA
- a CDS encoding tyrosine-type recombinase/integrase: MQKEGFYAYLQFEKRYSLNTIEAYRNDISQFSAFLLEQYPGSDPDLTDVHHKQIRTWIVTLMNDKMTAKSVNRKISSLKTYFKYLLRTGAVTKNPMLKVVAPKTPKNLPLFVEKGNMENVFDNIDNIYPENTEVERFIKIRDLLIIELLYSTGMRRTELLNLTDNSFDRSQRNVKVLGKGNKERIIPISKDLLQLIDTYLSSRNKLFSITKTFIITETGKKPYPKMIYNIVNKVLQFVTTLTRKSPHVLRHTFATHLSNNGAELNAIKELLGHASLASTQVYTHNTIDQLKNIHHLAHPKG, translated from the coding sequence ATGCAAAAAGAGGGCTTTTACGCATATTTACAATTCGAAAAACGATATAGTCTCAATACCATTGAGGCCTATAGGAACGATATCTCACAGTTTTCCGCATTTTTATTGGAGCAATATCCCGGTTCAGATCCCGATCTCACTGATGTGCATCATAAACAGATCAGAACATGGATAGTTACGCTCATGAATGATAAGATGACCGCAAAAAGCGTTAATCGTAAAATATCCTCCCTCAAAACCTATTTTAAATACCTTTTGCGAACCGGTGCTGTTACCAAAAACCCGATGCTAAAGGTAGTTGCTCCTAAAACTCCAAAAAATCTTCCCCTTTTTGTTGAAAAGGGAAATATGGAAAATGTGTTCGATAATATTGATAACATTTATCCCGAAAACACAGAGGTGGAGAGATTTATAAAGATCCGGGACCTTCTTATTATCGAATTATTGTATTCCACCGGAATGCGGAGAACGGAATTGCTGAACCTTACTGATAATTCTTTCGACAGGTCTCAACGAAATGTAAAAGTACTTGGTAAAGGAAATAAAGAGCGTATCATTCCTATCAGTAAAGATCTGCTTCAATTAATAGACACCTATTTGAGCAGTCGTAATAAATTATTTTCAATCACTAAAACGTTCATCATTACAGAAACCGGCAAAAAGCCTTATCCAAAAATGATATATAATATAGTGAACAAGGTATTACAATTCGTAACCACTTTAACAAGAAAAAGCCCGCATGTTTTACGTCACACCTTTGCGACACATTTATCAAATAATGGAGCAGAGCTTAACGCGATAAAGGAATTGCTTGGTCATGCAAGTCTGGCATCCACGCAGGTTTACACCCACAACACCATCGACCAATTAAAAAACATACATCATCTTGCACACCCAAAAGGGTAA
- the nusG gene encoding transcription termination/antitermination factor NusG, translated as MSEDKKWYVLRVISGKERKLKDYIDQQLKRLSYDHVVSQIVVPTEKIYKIKNGKKVIHEKNSLPGYILIEATEGKMTHDIIQTVTNVTGVIHFLGKENPIALRRNEVNRILGKIDEMSEEGKAMNEPFIIGETVKIVDGPFNEFLGNVDEVHEDKKKVKVIVKIFGRKTPVELNFAQVEKVS; from the coding sequence ATGTCAGAGGATAAAAAATGGTATGTATTAAGGGTGATTAGTGGTAAGGAACGCAAGTTGAAAGACTATATCGATCAGCAACTTAAGCGATTAAGTTATGATCATGTGGTTTCACAAATTGTGGTTCCTACGGAGAAGATATACAAGATCAAAAATGGCAAAAAGGTAATTCATGAAAAAAACTCTTTGCCGGGTTATATCCTGATTGAAGCTACAGAAGGTAAAATGACACATGATATTATTCAAACCGTTACAAATGTTACGGGTGTTATTCACTTTTTGGGAAAAGAAAATCCAATTGCACTCAGAAGAAATGAAGTGAACAGGATCTTAGGTAAGATCGACGAAATGAGTGAAGAAGGAAAAGCAATGAACGAACCGTTTATTATAGGTGAAACGGTGAAAATTGTTGACGGACCTTTCAACGAATTCCTTGGTAATGTTGATGAAGTGCACGAGGATAAGAAAAAAGTAAAAGTTATTGTTAAAATATTTGGTAGAAAAACACCTGTGGAACTAAATTTTGCACAGGTAGAAAAAGTAAGCTGA
- a CDS encoding acyl-CoA dehydrogenase family protein, whose amino-acid sequence MEMDVIDNLAMVTESAKNFADKHIRPKMMEWDESQHFPVELFKLAGELGLMGVLVPHKYGGAGLGYKEYVKIIDEISAVCGSIGLSIAAHNSLCTGHILTFGNEDQKSFYLPKLASGEWIGAWGLTEPNTGSDAGNMQCTAKQEGENWVINGTKCWITHGKSCDVMVVIARTGAPRTPKNCTAFIVEKGAPGFSAGKKENKLGMRASETTEVIFDNFVISDAQRMGEVGDGFQQAMKVLDGGRISIAALSLGIAKGAYRAALNYSKERYQFDQPISSFQGISFKLADMATKIEAAELLTMKAADLKNRGQKVTTASAMAKYYASEVAVSVANDAVQIFGGYGYTKDFPVEKFYRDSKLCTIGEGTSEIQKLVIAREVLR is encoded by the coding sequence ATGGAAATGGATGTTATAGATAATTTAGCAATGGTTACCGAATCTGCAAAAAACTTTGCAGATAAACATATTCGACCGAAAATGATGGAATGGGATGAATCTCAGCATTTTCCTGTAGAACTTTTTAAGCTCGCAGGAGAATTGGGTCTCATGGGTGTTCTTGTGCCGCATAAATACGGTGGGGCCGGACTTGGTTACAAGGAATATGTTAAGATAATTGATGAAATTTCGGCTGTTTGTGGCTCTATTGGCCTTTCCATAGCTGCACATAATTCATTGTGCACCGGTCATATTCTCACTTTCGGAAATGAAGATCAAAAATCTTTTTATCTCCCAAAACTGGCCTCCGGAGAGTGGATAGGCGCCTGGGGTTTAACGGAACCCAATACTGGTAGCGATGCCGGCAATATGCAGTGCACCGCTAAACAGGAAGGCGAAAATTGGGTTATAAACGGAACCAAATGTTGGATCACCCATGGTAAATCTTGTGATGTGATGGTGGTAATTGCCAGAACAGGTGCACCTCGAACTCCAAAAAATTGTACTGCCTTCATCGTTGAAAAAGGTGCTCCGGGATTCAGTGCCGGAAAAAAAGAAAATAAACTCGGCATGCGTGCCAGCGAAACCACTGAGGTGATCTTCGATAATTTTGTTATATCTGACGCTCAACGTATGGGTGAAGTGGGAGATGGGTTTCAACAAGCCATGAAAGTATTGGATGGTGGAAGAATTTCCATTGCGGCATTAAGCCTTGGAATTGCCAAGGGTGCATACAGAGCAGCATTAAATTACTCCAAAGAAAGATATCAGTTCGATCAGCCCATTTCCAGTTTTCAGGGAATTTCATTTAAGCTTGCCGATATGGCAACAAAAATTGAAGCTGCAGAATTGTTAACCATGAAAGCTGCCGATCTTAAAAACAGAGGCCAAAAAGTTACTACCGCCTCCGCTATGGCAAAATATTATGCATCGGAAGTGGCCGTGAGTGTTGCCAACGATGCTGTTCAGATATTTGGAGGATACGGATATACAAAAGATTTTCCTGTGGAAAAATTTTATCGCGACTCCAAATTGTGCACTATCGGCGAAGGAACTTCCGAGATCCAGAAGCTTGTAATAGCCCGTGAAGTGTTAAGGTAA
- a CDS encoding 50S ribosomal protein L10, with protein MNKEQKSAVIEDLKEKVSKYDNFYLTDASTLNVADVNKLRRLCFERGVKYEVVKNTLLRKAFEAHGDKYEKLFELLHGETSVMFSESSNEPAKLISKFRKDNAKEKPLLKGAYVGADVFIGDDTLESLINLKSKEELIGEIIGLLQSPAKNVISALLSGEKKLAGIVKTLSEREDKS; from the coding sequence ATGAACAAAGAACAAAAATCAGCCGTAATTGAGGACCTTAAGGAAAAGGTATCAAAATATGATAACTTTTATCTTACAGATGCATCCACATTAAACGTGGCTGATGTAAATAAACTGAGAAGATTATGCTTCGAAAGAGGTGTAAAATACGAAGTGGTTAAAAATACTTTACTCCGCAAAGCTTTTGAAGCTCATGGAGATAAATATGAAAAACTATTCGAACTCTTGCATGGCGAAACTTCTGTAATGTTCAGCGAATCATCCAATGAACCCGCTAAACTTATCAGCAAATTCCGCAAAGACAATGCGAAAGAAAAACCACTTTTAAAAGGTGCTTATGTTGGCGCAGATGTATTCATTGGCGATGACACACTCGAATCACTGATCAACCTTAAGAGCAAAGAAGAACTTATTGGCGAGATCATCGGTTTATTACAATCTCCGGCTAAAAATGTTATTTCTGCCCTATTATCAGGTGAGAAAAAACTTGCAGGTATCGTTAAAACACTCTCTGAAAGAGAAGACAAATCATAA
- a CDS encoding adenine phosphoribosyltransferase, with amino-acid sequence MNIEQKIKDAIRDVADFPQEGVVFKDVTPLLADPVLSNEIVDEMIRKTAHLKIDAVVAIESRGFLYGFLLANKLNVPFIPVRKKGKLPGETVEFSYDLEYGSATVEIHSMDIKRGWNILVHDDLLATGGTAHAAAELITMQNAHVAAFAFVIELSFFHGINKLKPYSDNIVSLATY; translated from the coding sequence ATGAATATTGAACAAAAAATTAAAGACGCTATCCGCGATGTAGCAGATTTCCCTCAGGAAGGAGTTGTATTTAAAGATGTTACCCCTCTTTTGGCCGATCCGGTCCTTTCTAATGAGATAGTTGATGAAATGATAAGAAAAACTGCTCATTTGAAAATTGATGCCGTTGTTGCGATTGAAAGCCGCGGATTTTTATATGGATTTTTACTTGCCAATAAATTGAACGTTCCCTTTATTCCTGTACGCAAAAAGGGAAAATTACCAGGCGAAACTGTGGAATTTTCCTATGATCTTGAATATGGATCAGCAACCGTAGAGATACACAGCATGGATATAAAACGCGGATGGAATATTCTTGTGCACGACGATCTTCTCGCCACCGGCGGAACCGCTCATGCTGCCGCAGAACTCATCACAATGCAAAATGCACATGTAGCCGCTTTTGCTTTTGTAATCGAACTTTCCTTCTTTCACGGCATTAATAAATTGAAACCTTATTCCGATAATATTGTTTCATTGGCTACCTATTGA
- a CDS encoding HPF/RaiA family ribosome-associated protein: MKVKVQSIHFDADQRLLDLIDQKMVKIEKLEPKATDLQVFLRLDASNGGIHEKVTEIKVNLPGKIIFSKEHSGSFEESFEGALDNVLTQIKKHKEKQRV, encoded by the coding sequence ATGAAAGTGAAAGTACAATCGATTCATTTTGATGCAGATCAGAGATTATTAGACCTGATAGACCAAAAAATGGTTAAAATTGAAAAACTGGAGCCAAAAGCAACCGACCTACAGGTGTTTTTGCGTCTGGATGCCTCTAATGGTGGAATTCATGAAAAAGTTACGGAGATAAAAGTAAATCTTCCGGGAAAAATAATCTTTTCTAAGGAGCATAGCGGAAGCTTTGAAGAATCGTTCGAAGGTGCGCTGGATAACGTTTTGACGCAGATCAAAAAGCATAAAGAAAAGCAACGCGTATAA
- the tuf gene encoding elongation factor Tu, protein MAKETFDRSKPHVNIGTIGHVDHGKTTLTSAITYVLSEKGLATKKDYDSIDAAPEEKERGITINTAHVEYQTETRHYAHVDCPGHADYVKNMVTGAAQMDGAILVVAATDGPMPQTREHILLARQVGVPEIVVFMNKVDLVDDPELLELVEMEIRDLLSFYGFKGDSISIIKGSATKALEGDAASKQAILDLMAAVDKDIPIPPRLVDLPFLMPVEDVFSITGRGTVATGRIERGIINSGESVDIIGLTAESLKSTVTGVEMFRKILDRGEAGDNAGLLLRGIEKDQLRRGMVICKPGSVTPHTEFKCETYVLKKEEGGRHTPFFNKYRPQFYFRTTDVTGEITLPEGVEMVMPGDNITMTVKLIYPIAMEKNLRFAIREGGRTVGAGQVTEILK, encoded by the coding sequence ATGGCTAAAGAAACATTTGATCGTAGCAAACCACACGTGAATATCGGAACAATCGGTCACGTAGATCATGGTAAAACCACTCTTACTTCAGCAATCACGTATGTACTTTCTGAGAAAGGACTTGCAACGAAGAAAGATTATGATTCTATCGATGCTGCACCTGAAGAAAAAGAAAGAGGTATTACCATTAATACCGCACACGTTGAATACCAAACAGAAACGCGTCACTATGCACACGTTGACTGTCCTGGTCACGCCGACTATGTAAAAAACATGGTTACAGGTGCTGCTCAAATGGATGGTGCTATTCTAGTAGTTGCTGCAACTGATGGTCCTATGCCTCAAACACGTGAACACATTCTTCTTGCTCGTCAGGTAGGTGTTCCTGAAATTGTTGTTTTCATGAATAAGGTTGACCTTGTTGATGATCCGGAATTATTGGAACTTGTGGAAATGGAAATTCGTGATCTTTTAAGTTTTTACGGATTTAAAGGTGATTCAATTTCTATTATCAAAGGTTCTGCTACAAAAGCGTTAGAAGGTGATGCTGCTTCAAAACAAGCTATCCTTGATCTAATGGCTGCAGTGGATAAAGATATTCCAATTCCTCCAAGATTAGTTGATCTTCCATTCCTTATGCCAGTTGAAGACGTTTTCTCGATCACAGGTCGTGGAACAGTAGCAACCGGTCGTATCGAAAGAGGTATCATCAACTCAGGTGAATCAGTGGATATCATCGGATTAACAGCAGAATCATTGAAATCTACCGTAACAGGTGTTGAGATGTTCCGCAAGATCCTTGATCGCGGTGAAGCTGGTGATAATGCAGGTTTATTATTACGCGGTATTGAAAAAGACCAACTGCGTCGCGGTATGGTTATTTGCAAACCGGGTTCTGTAACTCCGCACACTGAATTCAAATGCGAAACTTACGTTTTGAAAAAAGAAGAAGGTGGACGTCACACTCCATTCTTTAATAAATATCGCCCTCAATTCTATTTCCGTACAACTGACGTTACAGGTGAGATCACTTTACCGGAAGGAGTGGAAATGGTTATGCCAGGTGATAATATCACAATGACAGTTAAACTCATTTATCCGATCGCTATGGAAAAAAATCTTCGTTTCGCAATTCGCGAAGGCGGTAGAACCGTAGGTGCAGGTCAGGTAACTGAAATTTTAAAATAA
- the secE gene encoding preprotein translocase subunit SecE, with amino-acid sequence MNKLKAFISEAYQELRFKVSWPTWQELQASTQLVLVTFLILSIVVFFMDFSSKELLDLYYGLFN; translated from the coding sequence ATGAATAAGCTAAAAGCATTTATAAGCGAAGCATATCAGGAACTGAGGTTCAAAGTAAGTTGGCCAACATGGCAAGAACTTCAGGCAAGTACGCAATTGGTGCTTGTTACTTTTCTGATTTTGTCGATAGTAGTTTTTTTTATGGATTTTTCCTCTAAAGAATTGCTCGACTTATATTATGGATTGTTCAATTAA
- a CDS encoding helix-hairpin-helix domain-containing protein yields MRNIKKLTRNYFIFSKKERNVALYLALAIVLITILPAFQKQFFSNAELIQNDSLQTLFASVQVEDKMEFESGYADSFEYKNPYKKYNYNQYSYPTKKDYQTNTKKNIELFEFDPNVISADQWIQLGISSWMAERILNYRNKGGKFKKKEDLLKTYGFKQEDYDRLEAFILIDTTNNYSKNNVIKTPFVISDAQELIEVNTAQKEQFMQLGFSADNAIRIIKFRETAGGIYSIDQLNSVFGIDMQSLENARTFLTVDKNHIIKININTVSFEQLANHVYISDELAQSIIDYRITTGKFYAITELMKVKGMYPSLFDKLKPYLIL; encoded by the coding sequence ATGCGGAATATTAAAAAACTAACCCGGAATTATTTCATTTTTTCCAAAAAGGAAAGAAATGTAGCACTTTATCTCGCTTTGGCAATTGTATTAATTACCATTCTGCCGGCCTTTCAAAAACAATTTTTCAGCAATGCCGAATTAATTCAAAACGACTCCTTGCAAACACTTTTTGCAAGTGTGCAGGTAGAAGATAAAATGGAATTTGAATCCGGTTATGCCGACAGTTTTGAATACAAAAATCCCTACAAAAAATATAATTATAATCAATATTCTTATCCAACAAAAAAGGACTATCAAACAAATACGAAAAAAAATATTGAATTATTTGAATTTGATCCAAATGTAATTTCTGCAGATCAATGGATACAATTGGGAATTTCATCATGGATGGCTGAACGAATTTTGAATTATCGCAATAAAGGTGGAAAATTCAAAAAAAAGGAAGACCTTTTAAAAACGTATGGATTCAAACAGGAAGATTATGATAGGTTGGAAGCATTTATTTTAATTGATACTACAAATAACTATTCAAAAAACAATGTAATAAAAACGCCGTTTGTAATTTCAGATGCACAAGAATTAATTGAAGTTAATACTGCTCAAAAAGAACAATTTATGCAACTGGGATTTTCTGCTGATAATGCAATCAGAATAATAAAATTTCGCGAAACCGCTGGCGGTATTTATTCCATTGATCAACTGAACAGTGTTTTCGGAATCGATATGCAATCACTGGAAAATGCAAGAACATTTTTAACAGTTGACAAAAATCATATAATTAAAATTAATATCAACACCGTTTCATTTGAACAACTCGCAAATCATGTGTATATTTCGGATGAATTAGCACAGTCGATAATTGATTACAGAATTACAACAGGGAAATTTTACGCAATTACCGAATTAATGAAAGTAAAAGGAATGTATCCTTCCTTATTTGATAAATTGAAACCGTATTTGATATTATGA
- a CDS encoding 50S ribosomal protein L1, whose translation MKLTKNRKKVQALVDSNKLYSLKEAAELVKKATTCKFNASVDLHVRLGIDPRKADQAIRGTTALPHGTGRDKKVLVLCTPDKEDEARKAGADYVGLDEYVDKISAGWIDMDVVIATPSVMPKIAKLGRVLGPRNLMPNPKVGTVTNDVGIAITEVKKGKVAFKVDKYGIIHSSIGRISFDVSQIAENSEELIKALAKLKPSSAKGAYFRSITMASTMSPGISIDPKTVLDIH comes from the coding sequence GTGAAACTTACAAAGAACAGAAAAAAGGTTCAGGCATTAGTTGACTCCAACAAACTATATTCGTTGAAGGAAGCTGCTGAACTTGTAAAAAAAGCAACAACCTGCAAGTTCAATGCATCAGTAGACCTGCATGTGAGATTGGGAATCGATCCTCGTAAAGCCGATCAGGCGATAAGAGGAACAACCGCCCTTCCTCATGGAACCGGTAGAGATAAAAAGGTACTTGTATTGTGTACTCCGGATAAAGAGGACGAAGCTAGAAAAGCAGGAGCCGATTACGTTGGACTCGATGAATATGTAGATAAAATTTCTGCAGGTTGGATCGATATGGATGTAGTTATTGCAACTCCTTCCGTAATGCCAAAGATCGCGAAATTAGGACGTGTATTAGGACCAAGAAACTTAATGCCTAACCCAAAAGTAGGAACTGTAACCAATGATGTTGGAATCGCTATTACCGAGGTTAAAAAAGGTAAAGTTGCCTTCAAAGTTGATAAATACGGAATCATCCACTCCTCTATAGGAAGAATTTCTTTCGACGTTAGTCAGATAGCTGAGAACAGTGAAGAACTGATCAAAGCTCTGGCAAAATTGAAACCTTCTTCTGCAAAAGGAGCATATTTCAGAAGCATTACAATGGCTAGTACTATGAGTCCCGGTATTTCCATTGACCCGAAAACAGTATTAGATATTCATTAA
- the rplK gene encoding 50S ribosomal protein L11 — translation MAKEIQTYVKLQVKGGQANPAPPIGPALGSKGINIMEFCKQFNARTQDRMGKVLPVVITVYKDKSFEFIIKTPPAAILILEATKKQKGSAEPNRNKVGTISWDQVQTIAAEKMPDLNCFTIDSAMKMIAGTARSMGINVTGQAPWMNN, via the coding sequence ATGGCGAAAGAAATTCAAACGTATGTAAAACTGCAGGTTAAAGGAGGACAGGCGAACCCTGCCCCACCAATCGGTCCTGCTTTAGGTTCTAAAGGAATCAATATCATGGAGTTCTGCAAACAATTCAATGCAAGAACTCAAGATAGAATGGGTAAGGTATTACCGGTAGTGATCACAGTGTATAAAGATAAATCTTTCGAGTTTATCATTAAAACACCTCCTGCTGCTATCCTTATTCTGGAAGCCACTAAAAAACAAAAAGGCTCCGCTGAACCAAACCGCAATAAAGTAGGAACAATTTCCTGGGATCAGGTGCAAACCATCGCAGCTGAAAAAATGCCGGATCTTAATTGTTTTACAATCGACAGTGCTATGAAAATGATAGCAGGAACTGCCCGCAGTATGGGTATAAATGTTACAGGACAGGCACCCTGGATGAATAATTAG
- a CDS encoding 30S ribosomal protein S21: MLIIDAREVESIDKALKNYKKKFEKAGIVKELRRRQAFSKPSIDRRQEIIKARYKQQFVTVANQG; this comes from the coding sequence ATGTTAATAATCGACGCAAGAGAAGTTGAATCAATAGACAAAGCGCTAAAGAATTACAAGAAAAAATTTGAAAAGGCTGGTATCGTTAAGGAATTACGCCGTAGACAAGCTTTTTCAAAGCCATCTATTGATCGCCGACAAGAGATAATCAAAGCACGCTACAAACAACAGTTTGTAACAGTTGCTAATCAGGGTTAA